A region from the Fusarium musae strain F31 chromosome 1, whole genome shotgun sequence genome encodes:
- a CDS encoding hypothetical protein (EggNog:ENOG41): protein MANTRKLTATSPTCEEPGARILETQRLILRRFYPSDAEVMSQAADNKSISKNLRDGFPSPYTLADALYFINNVANKFDGAGQHCGIFVKANTTENPSSEPIFIGTIGMMAKNDVYFRTWEMGYWLAETAWGKGYATEAAKALIRWCFETWPELNRIEACAYGGNKASQNVLRKSGLFEEGTRRGAVCKNGELVDEVLFGLLRSELHIAE from the coding sequence ATGGCCAACACAAGAAAGTTAACAGCAACTTCGCCAACATGCGAGGAGCCGGGAGCAAGAATACTCGAGACACAAAGACTCATCCTCCGTCGATTCTATCCGTCCGATGCAGAAGTCATGTCCCAAGCAGCTGACAACAAGTCCATCTCCAAAAACCTGCGCGATGGTTTCCCATCCCCTTACACACTGGCCGATGCGTTGTATTTTATCAACAACGTAGCCAACAAATTTGATGGTGCTGGTCAACACTGTGGCATCTttgtcaaggccaacacAACAGAGAACCCTTCGTCGGAACCGATCTTTATAGGCACTATAGGCATGATGGCCAAGAACGACGTCTATTTCCGCACGTGGGAGATGGGCTACTGGTTGGCTGAGACAGCCTGGGGAAAAGGCTATGCAACTGAAGCTGCCAAGGCGCTCATACGATGGTGCTTCGAAACATGGCCCGAGTTAAACAGGATCGAGGCGTGTGCCTATGGGGGCAATAAAGCAAGCCAGAATGTACTGAGGAAGTCTGGACTCTTCGAAGAAGGCACCAGGAGAGGTGCTGTTTGCAAGAATGGGGAACTGGTAGACGAGGTTCTGTTTGGTCTGTTGAGGAGCGAACTACATATAGCTGAATAG
- the NUO49 gene encoding NADH:ubiquinone oxidoreductase 49kD subunit — protein sequence MASLRFASRGAKSLCMRPATFAARPFSTTCLRKYAAAVEPVGTRLIPVDEDFSSAQDVYGLSKPRKAGTRKSRENSVQDRKVRHYTVNFGPQHPAAHGVLRLILELNGEEIVRADPHVGLLHRGTEKLIEYKTYLQALPYFDRLDYVSMMTNEQCFSLAVEKLLNVEIPERAKFIRTLFGEITRILNHLMSVLSHAMDVGALTPFLWGFEEREKLMEFYERVSGARLHAAYVRPGGVHQDIPVGLLDDIYQWATQFGDRIDETEEMLTDNRIWIERLRGVGVVPATEALNLSFTGVMLRGSGVPFDVRKNQPYDAYDQVEFDVPVGTNGDCYDRYLCRMEEFRQSLRIIHQCLNKMPAGPVRVEDYKVSPPPRSAMKENMEALIHHFLLYTKGYAVPPGETYSAIEAPKGEMGVYVVSDGSERPYRCHIRAPGFAHLGGFDHVSKGHLLADAVAVIGTMDLVFGEVDR from the exons ATGGCTTCCCTCCGATTCGCCAGCCGAGGCGCCAAGAGCCTGTGCATGCGGCCAGCAACATTCGCTGCCCGCCCTTTCTCGACGACCTGCCTGCGAAAGTATGCCGCCGCTGTCGAGCCCGTCGGCACCAGACTCATCCCCGTTGACGAGGACTTCTCATCCGCCCAAGATGTCTACGGCCTCTCCAAGCCCCGAAAAGCCGGTACCCGAAAGTCGCGCGAGAACTCCGTCCAGGACCGAAAGGTTCGACACTATACCGTCAACTTTGGTCCTCAGCATCCCGCTGCCCACGGCGTGTTGCGTTTGATTCTCGAGCTCAATGGTGAAGAGATTGTCCGAGCGGACCCCCACGTCGGTCTGCTGCACCGAGGTACTGAGAAATTGATCGAGTACAAAACTTATCTCCAAGCTCTGCCTTACTTTGATCGACTTGATTACGTCTCTATGATGACCAACGAGCAATGTTTTTCccttgctgttgagaagcttctcaacgtcGAAATCCCTGAGCGAGCCAAGTTTATCCGAACTCTGTTTGGCGAGATCACTCGTATTCTTAACCATTTGATGTCTGTTCTATCACACGCTATGGATGTTGGTGCTTTGACACCTTTCCTGTGGGGTTTCGAAGAGCGTGAGAAGCTCATG GAATTCTACGAGCGTGTTTCCGGCGCCCGTCTCCACGCTGCCTACGTTCGACCCGGTGGTGTTCATCAGGACATCCCCGTTGGCCTTCTCGACGATATTTACCAGTGGGCTACCCAATTCGGCGACCGAATCGACGAGACCGAGGAGATGTTGACTGATAACCGTATCTGGATTGAGCGATTGAggggtgttggtgttgttccCGCCACTGAGGCCCTGAACCTATCCTTCACTGGTGTGATGCTTCGAGGTTCTGGTGTTCCTTTCGATGTCCGAAAGAATCAGCCATATGATGCCTACGACCAGGTTGAGTTCGACGTTCCCGTTGGAACCAATGGTGACTGCTACGATCGATACCTCTGCCGAATGGAGGAGTTCCGACAGTCTCTCCGCATTATTCACCAGTGCCTCAACAAGATGCCCGCAGGTCCCGTCCGTGTTGAGGATTACAAggtctctcctcctcctcgatccGCCATGAAGGAGAACATGGAGGCACTTATCCACCACTTCTTGCTTTACACTAAAGGCTACGCTGTTCCTCCTGGTGAGACCTACTCTGCCATCGAGGCCCCTAAGGGTGAGATGGGTGTGTACGTCGTTTCTGATGGTAGCGAGCGACCATACCGATGCCACATTCGCGCTCCTGGTTTTGCCCACTTGGGTGGCTTCGATCACGTCTCCAAGGGTCACTTGCTGGCTGATGCTGTCGCGGTCATTGGTACTATGGATCTGGTGTTCG GTGAGGTCGATAGGTGA
- a CDS encoding hypothetical protein (BUSCO:EOG09261031~EggNog:ENOG41), which produces MLNRKSVLGKPGFVCRSCVRQYQYQLRRASTSTQDNIYDVVCVGGGPAGLSLLTALRANPLTAGLRVALIEAQDLSKTKSFSLPLTQFSNRCSSLTPASAQYLDKIGAWRHLQRERVQGYQEMQVWDGVTGARIEFDWPPSTTGDKTIAYMAENLNLTSGLLKRLQELGGVDVFDKTKVESIDLGKETEDLDLSDWPVVQLSSGQSLAARLLVGADGANSPVRTFAGINSRGWDYGRHGVVATLELEGEGWGGQFNKIAYQRFLPTGPVAMLPMPGKYATLVWSTAPEKAALLKSLSLKDFIAMVNAAFRLSPVDIGFMHTQENNQVEELSWRLQHTHVDAESLPQTVVGVQEGSIASFPLKMRHADTYTGERVALVGDAAHTIHPLAGQGLNQGQADVQSLAKTIEYAVSHGQDLGTQLSLEPYNNERYAANHVILNVCDKLHKLYSAESGPLVPLRSVGLRAVNALGPLKNFFMEQASGTGTKLL; this is translated from the exons ATGCTGAATCGGAAATCTGTGCTGGGGAAGCCCGGCTTCGTCTGTCGGAGCTGTGTACGACAATATCAGTATCAGCTGCGCCGGGCTTCCACTTCAACACAGGATAATATCTATGATGTTGTATGTGTTGGCGGTGGGCCAGCAGGTCTGAGCTTGCTGACAGCTCTTC GGGCCAATCCTCTAACGGCTGGTCTCCGCGTTGCCCTCATCGAAGCCCAGGACCTTTCCAAAACCAAGTCGTTCTCACTCCCTTTGACCCAGTTCTCCAACCGGTGTAGTTCTCTTACCCCTGCGTCGGCTCAATATCTCGACAAAATCGGTGCATGGCGACATTTACAGCGTGAACGTGTGCAGGGCTACCAGGAGATGCAGGTTTGGGATGGAGTGACAGGTGCCCGTATAGAGTTCGACTGGCCACCCAGTACGACCGGGGACAAGACGATTGCCTACATGGCTGAAAATCTGAACTTGACATCCGGCCTGCTCAAGAGATTGCAAGAACTCGGCGGGGTGGACGTCTTTGACAAGACGAAAGTGGAGAGTATTGATCTGGGCAAGGAGACCGAAGACTTGGATCTGAGTGATTGGCCAGTCGTGCAGCTCTCAAGTGGCCAGTCATTAGCAGCACGACTTCTTGTTGGCGCAGATGGGGCAAACAGTCCAGTACGCACATTCGCCGGTATCAACAGCCGCGGATGGGACTATGGTAGACACGGCGTTGTGGCAACCCTCGAGCTCGAAGGCGAGGGCTGGGGCGGCCAATTCAACAAGATTGCGTACCAGCGATTCTTGCCTACGGGCCCAGTTGCAATGCTCCCTATGCCTGGAAAATACGCTACGTTGGTCTGGTCTACTGCACCTGAGAAGGCGGCTTTGCTCAAGAGTCTGAGCCTCAAAGACTTTATCGCTATGGTCAACGCCGCCTTCCGTTTGAGTCCCGTCGACATTGGTTTCATGCATACACAGGAGAACAACCAGGTGGAGGAACTATCTTGGCGCTTGCAGCACACTCATGTTGACGCGGAGTCTCTTCCACAGACCGTTGTTGGAGTTCAGGAGGGGAGCATCGCTTCTTTCCCTCTGAAGATGCGTCATGCCGACACATACACTGGCGAACGCGTCGCACTTGTCGGCGATGCGGCGCACACTATTCACCCCTTGGCTGGTCAAGGCTTGAACCAGGGTCAGGCGGATGTCCAGAGCCTAGCCAAAACGATTGAGTATGCTGTCTCCCATGGTCAGGACCTTGGCACTCAGCTGTCTCTCGAGCCATACAACAACGAGCGCTATGCCGCCAACCATGTCATTCTTAACGTTTGTGATAAGCTTCATAAACTCTACTCTGCTGAGAGTGGTCCTCTTGTGCCGCTTCGTTCAGTTGGTCTTCGGGCTGTCAATGCTCTCGGCCCCCTGAAGAATTTCTTTATGGAGCAGGCTTCTGGGACTGGTACTAAGCTTTTGTAG
- the ATP3 gene encoding atp3 gamma subunit of the F1 sector of mitochondrial F1F0 ATP synthase (EggNog:ENOG41~BUSCO:EOG09264PE5), which translates to MASRLARSAVGAPLLRPVLARRAAPTISVAAARYNSNVPAEDPKKKAQSIIDALPGNSLLSKSAILSSAAGLSIYAISSEYYVMNEETIIAISLLSVWGALIKYGGPAYREWAETQNNKIKNILNSARADHTEAVKGRIEDVKQMGSVVEITKNLFEVSKETAKLEAEAFELEQKTALAAEAKTVLDSWVRYEGQVKQRQQKELAQSVIAKVQKELENPKVLQQILQQSVADVEKIVASKAQ; encoded by the exons ATGGCGTCACGCTTGGCACGAAGCGCCGTCG GCGCTCCCCTCCTTCGACCCGTCCTCGCCCGCCGAGCTGCCCCTACCATCTCTGTTGCCGCCGCGCGATACAACAGCAATGTTCCCGCCGAGgaccccaagaagaaggctcagAGCATCATTGACGCTCTTCCCGGTAACAGTCTGCTCAGCAAGAGTGCCATCCTGAGCTCTGCCGCTGGTCTTTCCATCTACGCCATCTCCAGCGAGTACTACGTCATGAACGAGGagaccatcatcgccatctcgcTTCTCTCAGTCTGGGGTGCCTTGATCAAGTACGGTGGCCCTGCCTACAGGGAGTGGGCTGAGACGCagaacaacaagatcaagaacatccTCAACAGCGCCCGTGCCGACCACACCGAGGCCGTCAAGGGCCGCATCGAGGACGTCAAGCAGATGGGCAGCGTCGTTGAGATCACCAAGAACCTTTTCGAGGTTTCCAAG GAGACCGCcaagcttgaagctgaggcCTTCGAGTTGGAGCAGAAGactgctcttgctgctgaggccaaGACCGTCCTTGACTCCTGGGTCCGATACGAAGGCCAGGTCAAGCAGCGACAGCAGAAGGAGCTCGCTCAGTCCGTTATCGCAAAGGTccagaaggagcttgagaaccCCAAGGTCCTTCAGCAGATCCTCCAGCAGAGtgttgctgatgttgaga AGATCGTTGCCTCCAAGGCCCAATAG
- a CDS encoding hypothetical protein (BUSCO:EOG09261RWU) translates to MPKAASAEGLKRKRSSSTHEKPTTERRKRASSTSSNESEDASAKILSMEEGILESRKNYNDLTILLSTANDLKNGGQESMLSTVVLCRIFIRLLTQGSLIAKKTLSEKDLFIVGWLKERYAEFKKILVTILQDEELATPALTLCMKTLKAEGEFLYDKDEYTFPRAFLREIVSSLFESKNEDVIKAYVEEYVEQYDDIRYFTFNAVKHTVEKQEGNASPELFDRCFALLSALDGVPESADQLEDFFVPKPKKKTHNLRNVNQHKKQAQEAWLSLMTLVEEKDQRKQILNVMSTVIAPWFTKPELLSDFLTNCYDSGGSMSLLALSGVFYLISERNLDYPSFYTKLYSLLDRDILHSKHRSRFFRLLDTFLASTHLPAAMVASFIKRLARLALNAPPGAIVFVTPWIYNLLKRHPTCTFMIHREVQDPEMKKQIEEHGVDDPFLPEEADPMQTDAIESCLWELVQLQSHYHPNVATITKIISEQFTKQSYNIEDFLDHSYATLLEAEMTKDVKKAPVIEFHIPKKVFMPNGGEAEAEPDSLLVKLWDFGN, encoded by the exons ATGCCAAAAGCGGCCTCTGCAGAGGGCCTCAAGCGTAAGaggtcttcttcaactcatgAGAAGCCCACTACTGAGCGACGAAAGAGAGCGTCGTCAACATCCAGCAATGAATCCGAAGATGCCAGCGCGAAAATTCTATCAATGGAAGAAGGGATTCTAGAGTCACGGAAGAACTATAACGACCTCACCATTCTGCTCAGTACTGCAAATGACTTAAAGAATGGGGGCCAAGAGAGCATGCTCTCTACAGTTGTCTTGTGCCGAATCTTTATCCGATTACTCACTCAGGGCTCTTTGATCGCCAAGAAGACTCTATCTGAGAAAGACCTTTTTATTGTGGGATGGCTGAAGGAGCGGTATGCCGAGTTCAAGAAAATTCTGGTTACTATTCTACAGGATGAAGAGTTGGCGACCCCAGCATTGACCTTGTGCATGAAAACGCTCAAGGCAGAGGGCGAGTTCCTTTATGACAAGGACGAGTACACATTCCCTCGAGCTTTCCTTCGAGAGATTGTTTCCTCATTATTCGAGAGCAAAAATGAAGATGTGATCAAGGCATATGTGGAAGAGTATGTGGAGCAATACGACGATATCCGCTACTTTACCTTCAATGCAGTCAA ACACACTGTGGAGAAACAAGAAGGCAATGCTTCGCCAGAGCTCTTTGATCGATGCTTTGCGCTCTTGTCAGCTTTGGATGGTGTCCCTGAATCTGCCGATCAGCTTGAAGATTTCTTCGTTCCCAAaccaaagaaaaagacacaTAATCTACGAAACGTCAATCAGCACAAGAAACAAGCTCAGGAGGCATGGCTATCTCTCATGACCCTTGTTGAGGAAAAGGACCAACGAAAGCAAATTCTCAACGTCATGTCGACCGTGATTGCTCCTTGGTTCACAAAACCTGAGTTACTTTCGGACTTTTTGACAAATTGCTACGATTCGGGCGGTTCGATGTCTCTTTTGGCTCTGTCCGGTGTCTTTTACTTGATTTCGGAACGCAACCTGGACTATCCCTCATTCTATACCAAACTCTACTCTCTACTCGACCGCGACATTCTTCACTCCAAGCATCGATCCCGATTCTTCCGTCTTCTAGACACATTTCTAGCTTCGACACATCTACCAGCAGCCATGGtggccagcttcatcaagcgCCTTGCTCGTCTTGCGCTCAACGCACCCCCTGGAGCTATCGTTTTCGTGACTCCTTGGATCTACAACCTGCTCAAGCGTCACCCAACATGCACATTTATGATTCATCGAGAGGTTCAAGAtccagagatgaagaagcaaaTTGAGGAGCACGGTGTTGATGATCCTTTCCTCCCCGAAGAGGCGGACCCTATGCAAACAGATGCGATAGAAAGCTGCCTTTGGGAGCTTGTTCAACTTCAATCGCATTATCATCCCAACGTTGCAACTATCACCAAGATCATCTCGGAGCAGTTCACAAAGCAATCTTACAACATCGAAGATTTCCTAGACCATTCCTATGCCACT CTCCTCGAAGCCGAGATGACAAAGGATGTAAAGAAGGCACCCGTTATCGAGTTCCACATCCCTAAAAAGGTCTTCATGCCAAATGGCGGGGAGGCTGAGGCCGAACCAGATAGCCTCCTAGTTAAATTGTGGGACTTTGGCAACTGA